A genomic window from Desulfovermiculus halophilus DSM 18834 includes:
- a CDS encoding sulfite exporter TauE/SafE family protein, whose protein sequence is MNAAMPNEYLLIALIVFAAGFVQGLSGFGSALIAIPLLSLFLPLRFVVPFILLIGTSINLMLLRESREHVHVSGSLLLIAGSLPGIPLGVITLAACPEWTLQLILGGLLMFISLSALTGRSPRLPPGPGWAVASGLISGWLGGSLGTSGPPAIIYCSSQPWPKERIKATLVSYFLVSGLLVIGAQATQGFFTSSVLYAYLLALPVLFLGTACGATGFKRINQAQYVLLINCMLAILGVISVIKGVL, encoded by the coding sequence ATGAATGCCGCCATGCCGAACGAGTATCTGCTTATCGCCCTGATTGTCTTTGCCGCTGGATTTGTCCAGGGCCTGTCCGGGTTCGGAAGCGCCCTGATCGCCATCCCCCTGCTCTCCCTGTTTCTGCCCCTGCGCTTTGTAGTCCCCTTCATCCTGCTCATCGGCACCAGCATCAACCTCATGCTCCTGCGCGAGTCCAGGGAACATGTCCACGTCTCCGGATCCCTCCTGCTCATCGCCGGCAGCCTGCCGGGCATTCCCCTGGGAGTGATCACCCTGGCCGCCTGCCCGGAATGGACCCTGCAGCTGATCCTGGGCGGGTTGTTGATGTTCATCTCCTTGTCCGCCCTGACCGGGCGCAGCCCCCGGCTGCCTCCCGGACCCGGATGGGCAGTCGCTTCCGGGCTTATCTCCGGCTGGCTGGGCGGATCGCTGGGCACCAGCGGTCCGCCGGCGATCATATACTGCTCCAGCCAGCCGTGGCCCAAGGAAAGGATCAAGGCCACCCTGGTCAGCTACTTCCTTGTCTCCGGGCTGCTGGTCATCGGAGCCCAGGCCACCCAGGGCTTTTTCACCTCATCCGTGCTGTACGCCTATCTTCTGGCCCTGCCGGTTCTGTTCCTGGGGACGGCATGCGGAGCGACAGGGTTTAAACGGATCAATCAGGCCCAATACGTCCTGCTCATCAACTGCATGCTGGCGATCCTCGGGGTGATCAGCGTGATCAAGGGTGTGCTGTAG
- a CDS encoding DUF362 domain-containing protein: MVKPNILAPHPPDKAVTTHPDLVRAVVSALLDRGARVMVGDNPGISAYGRSGRSAAVSGIEQAALGCYVPLGQYPVHCPVPSRYFDHVTVSRQILEADVLVSVPKLKTHTLTVLTAGIKNTFGYVVGGDKMRLHAACPRPRQFAKALVDIYSIRPPDLTILDAVVGMQGNGPANGSPVVLGKIMASDNAVSLDAAAVFFLGQEPKSVPHIEEAGKRGLGEIDPARMDIKGELQPVTSFRFPQTFLPGLSGLVLNRCLSRWINCLPEVVSSRCVQCGLCVSHCPAKAMYMTRTGPVVRSGTCIHCYCCQELCPEDAIVLKGRLLRLLRRS, translated from the coding sequence CTGGTCAAGCCGAACATCCTTGCCCCGCACCCTCCGGACAAGGCGGTGACCACCCATCCGGACCTGGTCCGGGCCGTGGTCTCCGCCCTGCTGGACCGCGGGGCCAGGGTCATGGTCGGGGACAACCCGGGCATCAGTGCCTACGGCCGTTCCGGCCGGTCCGCGGCCGTAAGCGGAATTGAGCAGGCCGCCCTGGGCTGTTATGTTCCCCTGGGCCAATATCCTGTGCACTGCCCGGTGCCGTCAAGGTACTTCGATCATGTGACCGTCTCCAGACAAATCCTGGAGGCGGATGTACTGGTCAGCGTTCCCAAGTTGAAGACCCATACCCTGACTGTGCTCACCGCCGGCATCAAAAACACCTTTGGCTACGTGGTGGGCGGAGACAAGATGCGCCTTCACGCCGCCTGCCCCCGGCCCCGCCAGTTTGCAAAGGCCCTGGTGGACATCTACAGCATCCGGCCGCCGGATCTGACCATCCTGGACGCCGTGGTGGGGATGCAGGGCAACGGACCAGCCAACGGCAGCCCTGTTGTCCTGGGCAAAATCATGGCCTCGGATAATGCTGTCAGCCTGGATGCTGCGGCTGTTTTCTTTCTGGGCCAGGAGCCGAAATCCGTTCCCCACATCGAGGAGGCCGGAAAACGAGGGCTGGGAGAGATCGATCCGGCCCGGATGGACATCAAGGGAGAGCTGCAGCCGGTGACGAGTTTTCGTTTTCCGCAGACCTTTCTCCCCGGCCTGTCCGGCCTGGTCCTGAACAGATGCCTGTCCAGGTGGATCAACTGCCTGCCGGAGGTGGTCTCCTCCCGCTGCGTTCAGTGCGGGCTGTGCGTCTCGCACTGTCCGGCTAAGGCCATGTACATGACCAGGACCGGTCCTGTGGTGCGAAGTGGGACGTGCATTCACTGCTACTGCTGTCAGGAGCTGTGCCCTGAAGACGCCATTGTGCTCAAAGGCCGCCTGCTGCGTCTGTTACGGCGCTCTTAA
- a CDS encoding DUF4198 domain-containing protein, with translation MHKPVFTCAFLAVLGLCFLLPQNLAAHFGAVLPEHSLLQQRQKQTDVSFAFLHPFEQKGMELEKPLGVKVIHMGSGQSRSLTEDLQPTQLLGHQAWTTTFQPRRPGVFCLTMEPKPYWEEAEDIFIKHLTKTYIAAFGQENGWTKPLNLETEIVPLTRPFGLYSGNVFQGRVMLDQEPVPGAEVEIEFYNQNKQAEAQSPYMVTQVVTADENGVFTYAAPKAGWWGFSALNQADYTLEHEGEEKNVELGAVIWVQFLPWQ, from the coding sequence ATGCACAAACCTGTGTTCACTTGCGCCTTTTTGGCAGTTCTTGGCCTTTGTTTTCTCCTTCCCCAAAACCTTGCCGCCCATTTCGGGGCGGTTTTGCCGGAGCATTCCCTGCTCCAGCAGAGGCAAAAGCAAACCGATGTTTCTTTTGCCTTTCTGCACCCTTTTGAGCAAAAAGGCATGGAACTGGAGAAACCTCTGGGAGTGAAGGTAATCCATATGGGCAGCGGACAGTCCAGATCGCTCACAGAGGACCTGCAGCCCACCCAGCTTTTGGGACATCAGGCCTGGACAACGACGTTTCAGCCCCGCCGGCCCGGAGTCTTTTGTCTGACCATGGAACCCAAGCCCTACTGGGAAGAGGCCGAGGATATCTTTATCAAGCACTTGACCAAGACATACATCGCTGCCTTTGGCCAGGAAAACGGCTGGACAAAGCCCCTGAACCTGGAGACCGAGATCGTCCCCCTGACCCGGCCCTTTGGCTTGTATTCCGGCAATGTCTTCCAGGGCAGGGTGATGCTCGATCAGGAGCCTGTTCCGGGTGCAGAAGTTGAAATCGAATTCTACAACCAGAATAAGCAGGCAGAAGCGCAAAGCCCGTACATGGTGACTCAGGTGGTGACAGCGGATGAAAACGGCGTTTTCACCTATGCCGCGCCCAAAGCTGGCTGGTGGGGCTTTTCCGCCTTGAACCAGGCCGACTACACCCTGGAACATGAAGGGGAAGAGAAAAACGTTGAGCTCGGGGCTGTCATCTGGGTTCAGTTCCTGCCCTGGCAGTAG
- the cbiM gene encoding cobalt transporter CbiM produces the protein MHISEGILSAPVLASGAALALAGTAVGLKRMDQHEVPKVAVFTAAFFVATLVHVPLGPASIHLVLNGLVGLILGWACFPAILVALLLQAVFFQYGGVTVLGVNTVIMALPALICSMLFSRLIKKNKRVSALAAFLAGSLSVLGSGLLAALCLALSGQAFLPAAQAFLVAHVPLGVVEGIVTAIIVGFLLKVRPEILEVSVPLEQEIE, from the coding sequence ATGCACATATCCGAAGGCATACTCTCGGCTCCGGTACTCGCAAGCGGAGCAGCGCTGGCTCTGGCTGGAACTGCCGTGGGCCTCAAACGCATGGACCAGCATGAGGTCCCCAAAGTGGCTGTGTTTACTGCAGCATTCTTTGTTGCCACTCTGGTGCATGTACCGCTTGGTCCGGCCAGCATCCACCTTGTGCTGAACGGTCTCGTGGGCCTTATCCTGGGCTGGGCCTGTTTTCCGGCCATCCTGGTGGCCCTGCTCCTGCAGGCGGTCTTTTTTCAGTATGGCGGAGTAACCGTCCTTGGAGTCAATACGGTCATCATGGCCTTGCCGGCTCTGATCTGTTCTATGCTCTTCTCCCGGCTGATCAAAAAAAACAAGAGGGTGTCCGCTCTGGCTGCTTTTCTGGCCGGCAGCCTCTCTGTTTTGGGCTCCGGCCTGCTGGCCGCTTTGTGTCTGGCCCTTTCCGGGCAGGCCTTTCTGCCCGCGGCTCAAGCTTTTTTAGTGGCCCATGTTCCCCTTGGGGTGGTGGAAGGCATTGTCACCGCGATCATCGTGGGCTTTCTGCTCAAGGTCAGACCGGAAATCCTCGAGGTTTCAGTACCTCTTGAGCAGGAAATAGAGTGA
- the cbiQ gene encoding cobalt ECF transporter T component CbiQ, whose protein sequence is METFSQGSSLLHRSDPRIKICLIVPYALTVVLLTGFPAALTALGMSTVLLLLARLPRGPVLARLALVNIFILFLWVFLPFSAAGQAVFTLGPLTCTTAGLALAGLITLKSNAVVLAVMALLSTSSTPALGYALSRLGLPDKLTFLLLISYRYLYVILEEYHRLDSAARARAFKPGTNLHTYKTYGYLLAMVLVNSYDRAGRVYQAMLLRGFQGKFYSLQELALTRRDVFFSAGMAATVGALIIVDLSL, encoded by the coding sequence ATGGAAACCTTCAGCCAGGGCAGCTCACTGCTCCATCGCAGTGATCCCCGGATCAAAATTTGCCTTATCGTTCCCTATGCTTTGACCGTGGTCCTGCTGACCGGTTTTCCCGCAGCCTTGACCGCCCTGGGGATGTCTACAGTCCTTTTACTCCTGGCCCGTCTGCCCCGGGGGCCGGTCCTGGCCCGGCTGGCCCTGGTCAATATCTTTATTCTTTTTCTGTGGGTCTTTTTGCCTTTTTCAGCTGCAGGTCAGGCTGTATTCACGCTGGGACCATTGACCTGTACCACAGCAGGCCTGGCCCTGGCCGGGTTGATCACCCTAAAGTCCAATGCAGTGGTCCTGGCGGTTATGGCCCTTTTGTCCACCTCTTCCACGCCTGCCCTTGGCTACGCCCTGAGCCGTCTGGGCCTGCCGGATAAGCTGACCTTCCTCCTGTTGATCAGCTACCGATATCTGTATGTGATTCTGGAGGAATACCATCGCCTGGACTCAGCAGCCAGAGCGAGAGCCTTCAAGCCAGGAACGAATCTGCATACCTATAAAACCTACGGCTATCTCCTGGCCATGGTCCTGGTCAACAGCTATGACCGGGCCGGCCGGGTGTATCAGGCCATGCTGCTCAGGGGTTTCCAGGGGAAATTCTATTCCCTGCAGGAGCTTGCCCTGACCCGGCGGGACGTGTTTTTTTCTGCGGGCATGGCGGCCACAGTGGGAGCACTGATTATTGTGGACCTCAGTTTATAA
- a CDS encoding energy-coupling factor ABC transporter ATP-binding protein, producing MPQTLEHANTPLLRLSRITFAYPEQSRPLFKDLDFSYSPHQRMGIIGPTGQGKTSFLKLLVGLLKPQKGSLLYREQPPTPSSLQELRSNLGFVFQNPEDQLFCPTVLEDVAFGPLNLGHSMAKARQRSRHALKLVGLDGYEDRITHKLSGGEKKLLSLATILSMQPQALLLDEPSTGLDPDTRQHILEVIKNKLNLGLIIVSHDWDFLYHTTQELFTLEDGHLEPKNRNILHQHLHSHASGDVPHEHMNGSKGTGHSSPPASDTQSPHEP from the coding sequence ATGCCCCAAACCCTTGAACACGCAAATACCCCGCTTTTACGCCTCAGCCGGATAACTTTTGCCTATCCGGAACAATCCCGGCCGCTCTTTAAGGACCTGGACTTTTCCTATTCCCCCCATCAGCGCATGGGCATCATCGGACCCACAGGCCAGGGCAAGACCAGCTTTCTCAAGCTTCTGGTAGGGCTTTTGAAACCGCAAAAAGGCAGCCTGCTCTACAGGGAACAACCACCGACCCCCTCCAGCCTGCAGGAGTTGCGCAGCAACCTGGGCTTTGTATTTCAAAATCCAGAGGACCAGCTTTTCTGCCCAACGGTTCTGGAGGATGTGGCCTTTGGGCCTTTAAACCTGGGGCACAGCATGGCAAAAGCCCGGCAAAGATCCCGGCACGCCCTCAAGCTGGTGGGCCTGGATGGATACGAGGACCGGATCACCCATAAACTCTCTGGAGGCGAGAAAAAGCTCCTGTCCCTGGCCACCATCTTATCCATGCAGCCCCAGGCCTTGCTCCTGGATGAACCATCCACAGGCCTGGACCCCGATACCCGCCAGCACATCCTGGAGGTCATCAAAAACAAGCTGAACCTGGGGCTGATTATTGTCTCCCATGATTGGGATTTTCTCTATCACACCACCCAGGAGCTCTTTACCCTGGAGGATGGACACCTGGAACCCAAGAATCGGAATATCCTCCACCAGCATCTGCATTCCCACGCCAGTGGAGATGTGCCCCACGAGCACATGAACGGCTCCAAAGGGACCGGTCACTCATCTCCCCCTGCCTCCGATACACAGAGTCCGCATGAGCCGTGA
- a CDS encoding universal stress protein, with translation MSWLQKKCVVVPIDFSEESIQAVDVAREFVQESSHIHIIHVSRPWDEHEIGGTWGKETEEERIQSIQKKLREELQNKGYEDLQIDIHLGSPASEIINYAEEVDAELIVMPSHGRTGIKHFALGSVAERVVRTAHCPVLVLRHKEQKKDRKKLIAYD, from the coding sequence ATGTCCTGGTTACAGAAAAAATGCGTTGTAGTGCCTATAGATTTTTCGGAAGAGAGTATTCAGGCTGTGGATGTGGCCAGGGAGTTTGTGCAGGAGTCATCTCACATTCACATCATTCATGTCTCCCGGCCCTGGGATGAGCATGAAATCGGCGGGACATGGGGGAAAGAGACCGAAGAAGAGCGCATCCAGTCTATTCAAAAAAAGCTCCGGGAAGAACTTCAGAACAAAGGATATGAGGACCTCCAGATTGATATCCATTTAGGCAGTCCGGCCTCGGAAATCATCAACTATGCTGAAGAGGTCGACGCTGAACTCATTGTCATGCCTTCCCATGGCCGGACCGGCATCAAACATTTCGCCCTGGGCTCGGTTGCGGAAAGAGTGGTTCGAACGGCCCATTGTCCTGTGCTGGTGCTCAGGCACAAAGAACAAAAGAAGGACAGAAAAAAGTTAATCGCATATGATTAA
- the gdhA gene encoding NADP-specific glutamate dehydrogenase codes for MTEIMDIVTARDPGQPEFHQAVSEVAESIKPVLDKNPEYRQAKVLERIVEPERIIQFRVPWVDDKGEVQVNRAFRIEMNSALGPYKGGLRFHPSVNISILKFLAFEQTFKNALTTLPMGGGKGGSDFDPKGKSDNEVMRFCQSFMAELYRHIGPNTDVPAGDIGVGAREIGYLFGFYKKLRNEFTGVLTGKGLNWGGSLIRPEATGYGVVYYAAEMLATRNETLEGKTCLVSGSGNVAQYTTEKLLEFGAKIVTLSDSNGYIYDPEGVSQEKLEFVKMLKNVRRGRIKEYAEKYSGAEYVALESGQDHNPLWDYQAHCAFPSATENEINALDAQNLVKNGVKVVAEGANMPTTPDGIDVFLNNGVLFGPSKAANAGGVSVSGLEMTQNSMRLGWNRDEVDNRLQMIMKNIHKTCLDAAEEYGTPQNYMNGANIAGFVKVVDAMLDQGVV; via the coding sequence ATGACAGAGATTATGGACATTGTGACCGCCCGGGATCCCGGACAGCCGGAGTTTCATCAGGCAGTGAGCGAGGTGGCTGAATCCATCAAGCCGGTTCTGGACAAGAACCCGGAATACCGCCAGGCCAAGGTTCTGGAGCGGATAGTGGAGCCGGAGCGGATCATTCAGTTCCGGGTCCCCTGGGTGGACGACAAGGGGGAGGTTCAGGTCAACCGGGCCTTCAGGATCGAGATGAACAGCGCGTTGGGGCCGTACAAGGGCGGACTGCGCTTTCACCCTTCGGTCAACATCAGCATCCTCAAGTTCCTGGCCTTTGAGCAGACCTTCAAGAACGCCCTGACCACCCTGCCCATGGGGGGGGGGAAGGGTGGCTCGGACTTCGACCCCAAGGGCAAGAGCGACAACGAGGTGATGCGCTTCTGCCAGAGCTTCATGGCCGAGCTGTACCGGCACATCGGGCCGAACACGGATGTCCCGGCCGGGGATATCGGGGTCGGAGCCCGGGAAATCGGATATCTGTTCGGCTTTTACAAGAAGCTGCGCAACGAATTTACCGGGGTGCTGACCGGCAAAGGCCTGAACTGGGGCGGAAGCCTGATCCGGCCCGAAGCTACCGGGTATGGGGTGGTCTATTACGCGGCAGAGATGCTGGCCACCCGCAACGAGACCCTGGAAGGCAAGACCTGCCTGGTGTCCGGTTCGGGCAATGTGGCCCAGTACACCACTGAAAAACTCCTGGAGTTCGGGGCCAAGATAGTTACCTTGTCCGATTCCAACGGCTATATCTATGATCCGGAAGGGGTGAGCCAGGAGAAGCTGGAGTTCGTCAAGATGCTCAAGAACGTGCGGAGGGGGCGAATCAAGGAGTACGCTGAAAAATATTCCGGGGCCGAGTATGTGGCTCTGGAATCCGGCCAGGATCACAATCCCCTGTGGGACTATCAGGCCCATTGCGCCTTTCCCAGCGCCACTGAAAACGAGATCAACGCCCTGGACGCCCAGAATCTGGTCAAAAACGGGGTGAAGGTGGTGGCTGAGGGGGCGAACATGCCCACCACACCGGATGGAATCGATGTCTTCCTGAACAACGGAGTTCTGTTTGGTCCCAGCAAGGCGGCCAATGCCGGAGGCGTATCCGTGTCCGGGCTGGAGATGACCCAGAACAGCATGCGCCTGGGCTGGAACCGGGATGAGGTGGACAATCGGCTGCAGATGATCATGAAGAACATCCACAAGACCTGCCTTGATGCAGCTGAAGAGTACGGCACCCCGCAGAATTACATGAACGGAGCCAACATTGCCGGCTTTGTCAAGGTGGTGGACGCCATGCTGGATCAGGGAGTGGTCTGA